A single genomic interval of Siphonobacter curvatus harbors:
- a CDS encoding RrF2 family transcriptional regulator encodes MFSKTCEYAIRALLYIAQQSDAGHKVGFRQIAQAIDAPEPFLAKILQDLTRKGLLQSAKGPNGGFFVAAMDISLAAVVRAIDGDKLFSGCGLGLPNCSESNPCPIHQQFKSVRTQIQKMLQSSTIGDFNDLIAQGLVRLKSA; translated from the coding sequence ATGTTTTCGAAAACCTGCGAATATGCCATCCGGGCTCTACTTTACATTGCTCAGCAATCGGACGCTGGGCACAAAGTTGGTTTCCGTCAGATTGCTCAGGCAATTGATGCTCCCGAACCCTTTCTGGCCAAAATTCTTCAGGATTTGACTCGGAAAGGCTTGCTGCAATCGGCGAAAGGCCCGAATGGCGGGTTTTTCGTAGCGGCGATGGATATTTCGCTGGCTGCCGTCGTGCGGGCCATTGATGGGGACAAACTGTTTAGCGGTTGCGGTTTGGGCTTACCTAATTGTTCAGAAAGTAATCCCTGCCCGATCCATCAGCAATTTAAAAGCGTACGGACTCAGATTCAGAAAATGCTGCAATCGTCTACCATCGGTGATTTCAATGACTTGATTGCCCAAGGTCTGGTTCGATTAAAAAGTGCCTGA
- the hmpA gene encoding NO-inducible flavohemoprotein, with protein MMTTEEKELVKATVPVLKTNGVQLTTHFYQRMFRYNPELKHTFNQGNQQNGRQQMALAMAVLAYAEHIDDPSVLLPVLNHIGHKHVSLSIRPEHYAIVGRHLLASIGEVLGEAATPELLQAWAKAYQQLSKLMAGVEADLYEQNVAQEGGWTGWRPFRIEIKQAESSEITSFYLVPVDGGPVAPHRPGQFLSVRVFLPQLQLLQPRQYSISSAPNQRYYRISVKRETNAIPSFNGMISNYLHDHIQEGDTLDLSAPAGEFTLELSDSRPSVFISGGVGQTPLLSMLEHLLNSSSEQPIHWIHGCRHAGVHAFKDVLAEWEAAYPHLHTHLFYSQLPELGGSQAGVQAGIVDISQLPPYVLNPEAIYYVCGPSGFITKQFRDLQAAGIPASSIRFEEFGPQSLAL; from the coding sequence ATGATGACCACCGAAGAAAAAGAACTCGTCAAAGCCACCGTTCCCGTCCTGAAAACCAATGGCGTACAGTTAACGACGCACTTTTACCAACGCATGTTCCGCTACAATCCCGAGCTTAAACATACGTTCAATCAGGGGAATCAGCAGAACGGTCGCCAGCAAATGGCTCTGGCGATGGCCGTGCTGGCCTACGCCGAACACATCGACGATCCCTCGGTACTCTTACCTGTTCTGAACCACATCGGCCACAAACACGTCAGTTTATCCATTCGGCCCGAACATTACGCCATTGTGGGCCGCCATTTGCTGGCTTCCATTGGCGAAGTACTCGGCGAGGCGGCAACGCCCGAACTACTACAAGCCTGGGCTAAAGCTTATCAGCAACTGTCGAAGCTTATGGCAGGCGTGGAAGCGGATCTATACGAGCAGAATGTAGCCCAGGAAGGCGGCTGGACCGGCTGGCGGCCCTTCCGCATAGAAATTAAACAGGCCGAAAGCAGCGAGATTACATCTTTTTATCTGGTCCCGGTCGATGGCGGTCCAGTGGCCCCGCACCGGCCGGGACAATTCCTGAGCGTACGCGTGTTTCTGCCCCAGCTCCAGTTGCTTCAGCCGCGTCAGTACAGCATTTCTTCGGCTCCAAATCAGCGGTATTACCGGATTTCGGTGAAACGGGAAACCAACGCCATTCCCAGTTTCAACGGTATGATCAGTAATTACCTGCACGACCACATTCAGGAGGGGGATACGTTGGATTTGAGTGCTCCGGCCGGGGAATTTACACTGGAGCTATCGGATTCCCGCCCCAGTGTATTCATCAGCGGCGGTGTTGGACAAACGCCTTTGCTGAGTATGCTGGAACATTTGCTGAATTCCTCCTCGGAGCAACCCATTCACTGGATTCACGGCTGCCGGCACGCGGGCGTACACGCCTTCAAAGACGTATTGGCCGAATGGGAAGCGGCGTATCCACACCTGCACACGCACTTGTTCTACAGCCAGTTACCCGAGCTGGGCGGCTCGCAGGCGGGCGTTCAGGCGGGCATCGTTGATATTTCGCAGCTACCCCCTTACGTTCTGAATCCCGAGGCCATTTACTACGTCTGTGGTCCATCAGGATTCATTACTAAACAATTCAGGGATTTACAGGCCGCGGGTATTCCTGCTTCCTCCATTCGCTTTGAAGAATTTGGTCCGCAGTCACTTGCTCTGTAA